The sequence below is a genomic window from Hippocampus zosterae strain Florida chromosome 7, ASM2543408v3, whole genome shotgun sequence.
CACCCGTGGCACCAAGTGAGTTTCACTTGCTCTTGGCTTTAAGGAGACATCTATTCTCTACATCCTCGGTCGTACATTATAATTGACATGCGTTTATGTGTGAATTTTTCTGCTCTGTCAATTGAATTTCCCTCAAATCAATAAAGCATCTCTTTCTCTTCTTTAGATGGTGGATGTATGGAGACAAAGTCTTAAATGAGGAGCAAACAAGAggtaagaacaacaacaaccaaataaGTCATGTGATAGCAGCTCATAGCTGCATAGCCACTGTCGTTGTGGATGTAACAAGGGTTCATGATTGTGCACATGCTACATGCAAAGTGTTGACGCTGTTATGTTTTGAgtcctttgctgccatcttctgGAATCCATGCGCATTTACAAACCTCCTTGTGGCAGTCTTTAATTTGTGGGTTTTCGTGATCACTGTATTTGAACCGATACTGAAACTATTTTACATTTCCAGCGGGAGAGCGCATCCGCGGATGGTTTCCCCGGCGATGCGTGGAGAAGTGCCATTACGACACCGCCGCCGTCAACAGCGCCGCCGATAAGAAAGCCAACTAATACGGTTGTCCACTCCCGTATGACACGGTCACTCCGGGTGCTACAGATCTCGCTGCGTACATATTCTGGTCAACACACATTTTGATACTGACTTgaatttgtcaaaacaaaacaaaaaaaccttacTGAGCATCATTCATGTAAGTTGAAGAAgagtttgaatttcaacaaagcTTTAATGTGACTtgaattttgttctttttttacccGTGCCAATGTTGTGCATATTATGCTAATTATGCAACGCCTCTGCTGCCCCAGCCGACCACCTCCCAGGGTCATGCAACTCTTTCTACTACTGTAGCCCAATAAGTTGtgcttgatttgttttccaTTCTGTTTTGTAAAAACAAGCTGTTTGCCTCAAAACGATTTCGAAACATTCTCAGAGACTCTTTGTATTTGTCAATAATTATGTCGTATCCCTCAACGTGCAACCAATATTGGTCACTGGTTTTCCTTCCTGCCATTTTGTCTTGCGCTTTGTCCTCGTTAAGATGAGGCTGGATCTGATCCCAGCTGACGTGTGAGAAGCAGGCTACACGCAGGACTGGTCACAAGCCACGAGTAGGGCACattaagacaaacaaccattcacattcaagtGGATGTAAAAAGTCAACTGTTTAAATGGCAGAATTCTTTGTACGAAAtaaatcacttttttaaaaatccctctacagtacaaaaaaatgcaaggacACATTTTGGGTGAAATAGATTGCACAGACGCtaattattcattttaacatattgaatgaatgaaacaaattggtcTGCCTCAAAACAGGCAATTTTTCCCATCCTATTTGTACTATTCCTTGTCTAAAAATTCCTTCATTTCCATAACGAAAAAAAACTTCATATCCCAAGCATCACTTCGGTTTTTCACCAACCAATCAAGTAATCCTTGAGTGTCACGTGACAGTCCTCATACGCTCTCTTCCGGTACTGCTCTGTCCAAGGGGCTGTTTAGCCGTTTGGGCTAGGTTTGTAAACAATCCCTTTTCTTAAAAgtgtggaccaaaaaaaaaccggaATTAAGCAGGTATGTTAACAGGCAGACTACTTAAATATCACCCTTTTGTGTATTTTCCGTGAGTGTGTGTCAAGCTGACGAGATTTCTTTGTTCGTTGCAGTGAATAACTGCTAGTTTTACGAACGCAATGCGAACGTAGAGCTTCCTAGCGATGATTTGTGgatattaaaaatagatacgcAATTTTTGGTTGGAGTGTTTCTGTATGTCTAGCAAACTAGCTATGGCTGCCTTTAATATTCTGCTAAAAAAGATTCATAGCCATGAGCCAATGGAATAATAAGCAGGCACAAACTGCATTCCCAAAGGCAAACACAATGTCTAATGAGTAACCACATTGATGACTGTGGTGTTCTTGTGACTCAGTAATGACTTCCTCCCTCctaaatacacattttaataaATCAAATACGATCATTTTAAACCCATGcagatattttttgtatttcacacgctaaaaacaaatataattttGCTAATTAAAAGCAGACACATTTGAAGATACGGgtatgcgatttttttttttgttttgcttaatGTTCATATCTCGCCTTACCTCCAATCAGGTTTTTTTGTGTCCGTTGCCGTGGCAATGGCATCCGGGACCATGTCGATGTTCAGCACAGGCATCCTGGTACTGACATCGCCCATCCACACCCTGCGCATCGCCCCCGTGCTTCGCTTGGCTGCGCAGCTGGTGGAGCGCACCCTCTACGTCCACCTGCACCCGGGTCTCAACCTGTGCGGCGGCGGCCAAGCGCGGCCCGTCTTCATCCCGCCGGCCGTCGACCTATGCTCGCTCATCACGCGCCTGTACAGCAATGCGGCCGACGTGTGCTCACACCTCGACGTCCGCGTCCTGCTCACTCACATCCACCCCCCGTCCAACATGGGCGGCCCCTTCCCCACGCCGCAGTCCCTGTCCCACTCCCCCGAGGTGCTCCTGACAGACTTCCCTCTGCAGGACCCGGCGCAGTCGCACCAGGTGACGCAGTGCCTGCAGGGCTACGCCGGACACTGCTACACGTGCCAGCCAGGCCTGCCGTCGGTGTTGCTACGCCCGCAGCTGCCCACGCCGCACGAAGAGTCGGAGTCCGGGGTAAAGGAGCCCCAAGGGGATGGTAAACCATTGGAGACGTATCCTGACGTGGTGGTGGGTGGCACCTTCGACCGCCTTCACGGGGCCCACAAGACCCTGCTAAACGTGTCGTGCTTGCTCGCCACAAGACGCTTCCTCATCGGAGTGTGCGACCAGGGAATGCTGAAAAGTAGGACTGCACCTGACCATTATTTAAATCATTGATGAAAcagttgaaaaaacaaattcatgttTCCGCCCACAGAAAAGGTCCTGAAGGAGCTAATCCAGCCATACCACCTGCGCGTAGAAAAGCTCCACGAGTTCTTGCGGGACGTCAGGCCCTCGCTACAGGTGGAGATTGTGCCCCTGGATGACCCGCTCGGGGTGTCGGTGGTCGACCCGCTGTTGCGTTGCATCGTGGTCAGCGAGGAGACACGCAAGGGGGGCGAGGCCGTCAACAGGACTCGCATTAAGAATGTAAAGTAGCCCCAGGTTTATATAGAAGAGTgactgtgttgtttttaacagtttttttttttttttgctttctgtgtCATTCAGGGCCTTCCCGCTTTGGTTCTTCACGAGATCCAACTGCTCAAGGATGCGCATCACTCCGAAACGGAGGAGGAGAAGATAAGCTCATCCAGCCTGCGCTCCCGCTTGCTGGGAACGCTCCTCATCCCACCCAAAGTAGATTCACTAATtaaaattttttgttgttgttgttggggtttttttccccaagaaatTTAAAAAGCTTTTGTCAGTGTTTTCGGTTCAAGTCAGCTGTAGCTTATTGTTCACAACCCTTAGGAAAAGGTACGTAAAAATCATTCCACTCAGCTGTATCTCGGCTCCTCCTGTTTGCCCG
It includes:
- the coasy gene encoding bifunctional coenzyme A synthase encodes the protein MASGTMSMFSTGILVLTSPIHTLRIAPVLRLAAQLVERTLYVHLHPGLNLCGGGQARPVFIPPAVDLCSLITRLYSNAADVCSHLDVRVLLTHIHPPSNMGGPFPTPQSLSHSPEVLLTDFPLQDPAQSHQVTQCLQGYAGHCYTCQPGLPSVLLRPQLPTPHEESESGVKEPQGDGKPLETYPDVVVGGTFDRLHGAHKTLLNVSCLLATRRFLIGVCDQGMLKKKVLKELIQPYHLRVEKLHEFLRDVRPSLQVEIVPLDDPLGVSVVDPLLRCIVVSEETRKGGEAVNRTRIKNGLPALVLHEIQLLKDAHHSETEEEKISSSSLRSRLLGTLLIPPKDAPHLPLQPYVIGLTGGSGSGKSAVAKRLEDLGAVRIDCDKLGHQVYEPDTAAYHHVVEEFGSDILNEDKSINRRALGKKVFGKPERLKALTDIVWPEIALLVKNIISQAREQGKDVCVLDAAVLLEAGWTDMVHEVWVTIIPEEEAVSRIIDRDGVSPEDAQRRLQSQGSNAQRLEHANVVLSTLWEPEVTRKQVLKAWNLLQKRMQQRQAAL